The proteins below come from a single Oncorhynchus masou masou isolate Uvic2021 unplaced genomic scaffold, UVic_Omas_1.1 unplaced_scaffold_1069, whole genome shotgun sequence genomic window:
- the LOC135528984 gene encoding ecto-ADP-ribosyltransferase 4-like — translation MKMVKFVVPDTVLDMARSSVHDAYKGCVPAMLTKVKVNLNDEITANMDDFGSQFGTENCFEIETCYGASVEKYTIMGSLEAEILIPPYEKFKIEEVKNRNTVKDLWCKVVFKLKSATYLSDLNCTLV, via the exons ATGAAGATGGTGAAGTTTGTAGT GCCTGACACCGTTCTGGACATGGCACGTTCATCTGTCCATGATGCGTACAAGGGCTGTGTTCCAGCGATGTTGACGAAGGTGAAGGTGAACCTGAACGATGAGATTACAGCCAATATGGACGACTTTGGAAGTC AATTTGGAACTGAAAATTGTTTTGAAATTGAAACATGCTATGGTGCCTCTGTGGAAAAATATACGATCATGGGGTCACTTGAGGCAGAGATTTTGATCCCTCCTTATGAGAAATTTAAAATTGAGGAAGTGAAAAATAGAAACACAGTCAAAGACCTGTGGTGCAAAGTTGTTTTCAAACTGAAAAGTGCAACATATCTAAGTGATCTGAACTGTACTTTAGTGTAA